The bacterium genome includes the window GTTCGGCGATCTCTCCCCCGGCGTGAATCCGTCCTTCATAGGCGATCCGCGGCGCCAGCCCGCGGGGCGTACCCACCTCCAGCACCGTCGTGGACAGGGGTTCCGCCCTCTCCCGCATGAACTGGGCGAGAGGGATCTTTGATCCGTCCCCTTGGACATAAACAATCTGCTCGGCGGCAAGCCGGGTCATCAGGAACGCCGAGTCGACGCGGCCTGGGCTCTCCAGGGCGGCGCGCTCCGCCTCGAAGCGAATCAACCGCTCGCCGAAATTGCGGGCGCTGATCCCCTCCACGTGCGCCGCGAGGGCCGGATAGGCCTCCGCGGCCCCCGCCAGGATCGTCTGAAAGAGCGCCGTCGCGGAACGGACCGGAAGATTGACACCGAGATTCATGAGCAGGCCTCCTCGATAAAAGTGGGTCTCATGTCGCCGCTCCGATACAAAAGTTGCCAAAATAAGGTAGGAATTCTATTGAACAATGGCGATGCAGACCCAAAAACTCGTCTCCTGGAACGTAAACGGCATCCGGGCGGTCCTCAAAAAGGATTTCGCAAAATCGATCCTCTCCCTCGCCCCGGACGTCTTCTGCCTGCAGGAGATCAAGGCCCGACCGGAGCAGGTCGAGTCGGACGATCTCGCCGCTTTCGAACCATACGAGGCCATTTGGAACCCCGCCGACCGCCCCGGCTACTCCGGGACGGCCGTGTTCACACGCGTGAAACCCGCGGACGTGCGGTTGGGCATCGGCATGAAGGAACACGACGCCGAAGGCCGGGTGATCACCTGCGAGTTCCCCGAATATTTCTTGGTGAACGTCTACACGCCGAACGCGGGCGAGGAGCTGAAGCGGCTGCCCTATCGCCTCCAATGGGAAAAGGACTTCCGGGCCTACTTGAAAGGCCTGGAGAAGAAGAAGCCGGTCGTTCTTTGCGGCGATTTGAACGTCGCCCACAAGGAAATCGATCTGGAGCATCCGGCGGCCAATCGGGGGAATTCGGGATTCACCGATGAAGAAAGGGCGGAGTTCACCAAGCTGCTCGAATCCGGCTTCCTCGATACCTTCCGAGAGATCGACCAAAGCCCAAAAAAATACACCTGGTGGACCTACCGCATGGGAGCCCGGTCCCGGAACGTGGGGTGGCGGATCGACTACTTTTGCATTTCCAAAGACCTCCGGCCGGCAATGAAAACGGCCACGATCCATCCCGACCTCCTGGGATCGGACCACTGCCCCGTCGGCCTAGAGCTCAAATGAATTAAAGGACGTCCGCGAGAGCGGATCTGTCGCCCGTCTGGATGCGCGCGATATTCACGTCCATCTCGGGGAGGAGCTGTTCGACGTAGAACCTCGCCACCTCAATTTTGCCCTGGAGAAACTTCGTCCGCTCAGGAGTCGGTTTTTTGGCCAATTGTTCCACCGCGACGGCGGCGCGGCGCACGAGGAGTTGGGCGCAGATCGCGTCGCCGAAGGCCCGCAGGAACGGCGTCGCCGCAAGGCCCACGTAGGCCTGGTCGCCGGCGCTTTTCCCGATGTGCAGGGCCGCCTTGCCGAAACGGTCGATCGCCGCCAGGCACTTGTCGACCGACGGTTTCAGTTCGGCAGATTCACCCGCCTTCTTCAACTGGCCGACGACATGCGCCAGGTAGCGCTTCAGGTTTTCTCCGGCGTTCTTGAGGAACTTCCGTCCGATCAGGTCCATGGCCTGGATGCCGTTCGTCCCCTCGTAAAGCGAGGCGATCTTCAAGTCCCTCATGTATTGCTCGACCGGATAATCGGAAACATAGCCGTAACCGCCGTACGTCTGGATCGCGAGCTCGGTCACCCGGAAGCCCATGTCGGACCCGAAGGCCTTGCACACGGGGGTCATGAGGCCCAGGTAGCTTTCATATTCTTCGCGCACATGCGCATCCGGATGGTGCCAGCCGATGTCGACGAAGAGACCGGCCTCCAAGATCAGGCATCGCAAACCTTCCACGTAAGCCTTCATCGTCATGAGCATCCGGCGAACGTCCGGGTATTCGACGATGAGCGTTTTGCCGCCCTGCGTGCGCTCCTTGGCGTAACCGAGCGCGTGCTCGTAGGCGGGCCCGGCGATCGACACGCCCTGTTGGCCGACGGCGAGCCTCGCCTCGTTCATCAGCTGGAACATGTACTTCATGCCCTCCATGGGTTTTCCGACGAGGAAGCCCTGGCATTGGCCCTTGTCGCCGAATTCGAGGAGACACGTGGGCGAGGCCTTGATGCCCATCTTGTGCTCGATCGAGACGAGCTTGACGTCGTTGTCGGCGTCCAGGCCGCCGTCGGCGTTCACGCGCCTGGCCGGCACGACGAAGAGCGAGATGCCCTTGGTGCCCGCCGGGTCGCCTTCGATCCGCGCGAGGACGAGATGAACGATGTTCGGCGTGAGGTCATGATCGCCGGAGGTGATGAAGATCTTCGTGCCCTGAATCGAATACGAACCGTCGGCGTTCTTCCTAGCCGTCGTCGTCAGGTCGCCGACCGCGGATCCGGCCTGCGGCTCGGTCAGACACATCGTGCCGCACCATTCGCCCGACGTCATCTTGGGCAGGTAGATCCGAGTCAACTCCGGCGAGGCGAAGGCCTGCATCATGTTGCAATCCCCGCGGGTCAGGAGGTGAAAGAAGGCGAAGCTCGTGCACGCCCCCATGATGAATTCGGACAGGGCCGTATTGATGAGGGTCGGGAGTCCCATGCCGCCGTATTCGGGATTCAGGTCGATCGACATGAATCCGTTCTGTCCGAACCGGGCCAGCGCCTCCTTGAACCCTTCCGGCATCCTCACGCGCCCGTCGACGACCTTGGCGCCGATGCGATCGCCCTTTTCGTTCAAGGGCGCGAGCTCGTTCTTGGCGAATTTGAGGCCTTCCTCCAGGATCTGCCGGTACATGTCGGAGGTCTGTCCCTGAAAGCGGGGAAAATTCGCGAGCTGGTCGGGCTTGAGAAAATCAAAAAGGGTGAAAAGGACGTCTTCAAAATCGACTTTGTATTCCATCGAATCCTCCTCATCTGAAAAGAACCCTTCCATTATCGGCCCAATCCGCTCCTGGCAAGGGCGAAGCCTCGATCCGCTCTCTTTGACAGGGCCGACCCTCGTGTCACGCTGCTCACCTTGACCCTCGCGGCCGTTTGGCTGAACATCCTCCTATGAACGAGGAAATCACCGTCGCCTGCCCCTATTGCAGCGAGACCTTTGTCATCGAACCGGAGCCCTCCGACGACCCGGTTGAGTACGTGGAGGATTGCCACGTCTGTTGCCGGCCCATCCTCATCACCGTCACGTATTCCGAGGAGGGAAGCGACGTCGTGGTGGCTCGGGAATGACGGCTGAGGTGCTTCGTGGCGGACAGATATGTTTGTCTTTTAACATGCTAATTCATAAATACTAATTAAAATTAAGAATCATTATTATCAAACAAATGCATTATTATGATGCTCTTTACACCCTCCTGAATTCAGGCGAAAATAATGACTCGAGCGACCATGAGCCGAGTCTTCATCACCGATCCCAAGAATCCGGAAGGGAGCC containing:
- a CDS encoding exodeoxyribonuclease III codes for the protein MQTQKLVSWNVNGIRAVLKKDFAKSILSLAPDVFCLQEIKARPEQVESDDLAAFEPYEAIWNPADRPGYSGTAVFTRVKPADVRLGIGMKEHDAEGRVITCEFPEYFLVNVYTPNAGEELKRLPYRLQWEKDFRAYLKGLEKKKPVVLCGDLNVAHKEIDLEHPAANRGNSGFTDEERAEFTKLLESGFLDTFREIDQSPKKYTWWTYRMGARSRNVGWRIDYFCISKDLRPAMKTATIHPDLLGSDHCPVGLELK
- a CDS encoding acyl-CoA dehydrogenase — encoded protein: MEYKVDFEDVLFTLFDFLKPDQLANFPRFQGQTSDMYRQILEEGLKFAKNELAPLNEKGDRIGAKVVDGRVRMPEGFKEALARFGQNGFMSIDLNPEYGGMGLPTLINTALSEFIMGACTSFAFFHLLTRGDCNMMQAFASPELTRIYLPKMTSGEWCGTMCLTEPQAGSAVGDLTTTARKNADGSYSIQGTKIFITSGDHDLTPNIVHLVLARIEGDPAGTKGISLFVVPARRVNADGGLDADNDVKLVSIEHKMGIKASPTCLLEFGDKGQCQGFLVGKPMEGMKYMFQLMNEARLAVGQQGVSIAGPAYEHALGYAKERTQGGKTLIVEYPDVRRMLMTMKAYVEGLRCLILEAGLFVDIGWHHPDAHVREEYESYLGLMTPVCKAFGSDMGFRVTELAIQTYGGYGYVSDYPVEQYMRDLKIASLYEGTNGIQAMDLIGRKFLKNAGENLKRYLAHVVGQLKKAGESAELKPSVDKCLAAIDRFGKAALHIGKSAGDQAYVGLAATPFLRAFGDAICAQLLVRRAAVAVEQLAKKPTPERTKFLQGKIEVARFYVEQLLPEMDVNIARIQTGDRSALADVL
- a CDS encoding CPXCG motif-containing cysteine-rich protein; the protein is MNEEITVACPYCSETFVIEPEPSDDPVEYVEDCHVCCRPILITVTYSEEGSDVVVARE